The DNA region GCCGCCCGGATCTTCTTGAGTATCATCCAATAAAAGAAATAGCTGAAAAAATAAAGGTATTACTGGACAGTTATTTTAACCGGGAAAAAGAGCTTTCCAAAGAAATTGGAAAAATTGGCGTAAGCTATCATCGCATGATAGATATATTTAAGGAATATTATGGCATTACCCCAAAAAAATATTATGACAATTTAAGAATAGAGGAAGCAAAAAAACTATTAGTAACAACCAATAATACAATTATAGATATTTCCTACAATATTGGATTTGCAAGTTTGTCAACATTTTATACTGCATTCAAAAAAGCTGCAAATTTATCGCCCGCAAAATATAGAAAGGAGCAGAATAATGGAATACATTCAGAAGCTTAATTCCCCTGTGGGAATACTTACCCTGGCAAGTGACGGGCAAAGTATTTCCGGCCTCTGGATAGAGGGACAAAAATATTTTGCCCGTTCCCTTGAAAAAGAGACCTGCGAAAAACACTTGCCGGTTTTTGGGGAGGCAAAAAAATGGCTGGATATTTATTTTTCAGGCAAAGAGCCTGATTTTATGCCGCCCCTGCTGCCAAAAGGTACCATGTTTCAAAAATCAATATGGAATATTTTGTGTACTATTTCTTATGGGAACACCAGTACCTATGGAGAACTTGCCAAGAAGTTTGAATCCCTCAACAATGGCAAAAGGACTGCTGCACGGGCAGTCGGGAGCGCCGTAGGCCGCAACCCTATTTCTATTTTAATACCATGCCATCGGATACTTGGCAAAGACGGGGGGCTCACTGGGTATGCGGGGGGTGTGGATATCAAAGAAAAACTTTTACAGTTGGAAGATGTTGACCAAGGAGTTAAAAGCCATGGGTAAATTCGGGCTGATTTTTTTAGTAGCGGTAATTTTTTCAGGCGGCTGTTCAGCCAGGGGCGGTGCGCCGGGTGGGGAATTTGCTTATGCTAAAAGTAGTGTGCAGGCGGCGGATCAAAGGGAAGCTTCGCTGGCTGATTCCGGTGAAAGCGGCGCCGGGACAGGAAACGTTCCGGAACGGCAAAAGCTGGTAAAGCGGGCGGATATCCGCCTCAGAGTTGAGGATCCTGCGGCGACAGATGCGGTAATCACCGCGGTAATGGAAAAATACGGCGCCTATGCCTCTTCAACCAATATCAACGAAAATTTCCGGGACTACACAATCCGCCTTCCCTCGGCATCCTACGATTCGCTGCTTGCGGAGATGAGCGGCCTGGGAAGGCTGCTCCACCGTTCTGAAAACGCAGAAGATGTTACCCTCCGTTATTATGACCTTGAGGGAAGGCTGGCGACGAAACGGGAACTGCTTAAAACGTTTCAGAGTTATCTGGGAAAGGCGAAAGACATTGAGGAGATACTCTCCGTGGAGTCCCGGATTGCGGAACTACAGGATGAAATTGATGGAACCGGAAAGGAACTCCGCTACCTGGCGAACCTGGTGGATTTTGCTACCCTGGAACTTAGCATAACCGGTCCGGTGAGTAATTCCTATTCCGCCCCCGGCCTGGGGGAACGTTTTCTTGCACTCTTTAGCGGCTTTAGTGAATTTGCCTCCACCGTCCTGGTGGTTCTCATGGGGATTGTGATCTACGGTATCCCCTCTATCCTGATCCTCACCCTGCTTTTCTGGATCCTCTTTGGAAGAATAGGGCTGTTAAAAAAACTTCTGCTTGCGGCATCGGGCAGAAGCGGATCGGCAAAACGGAACAGCGGCGAGAGCGCGGCAAGGGAATAGGATGTTAAGAAGACTGAACTCCGTACCTTCCGGCAATAATACTGCGGGTTGAAAAATTAACTCAAATTGCTTAGAGCAAAGCCATCCCGCCCGGCTTCTTTTGCCCGGTAGAGAGCCTCATCGGATTTGCTAAATAATTCCTGGTAGACTTGTCCATCCTGCGGAGTAAAGGATATTCCGATACTTGCGGTGATACCCTTCTCGCCTCCTGGCGGAATAATTTTCAGCCATTCATCGCGAATCTGCCGCGCCTTTTGTTCTGCCATGGCGACAGAACCGATGCTTTTGCAGAAGACCGCAAATTCATCGCCCCCCAATCTGCCGACAATATCCGACTCACGCACCACTCTGCGCAGAGCGCGTGCGCATTCCGACAAAACCATGTCTCCTGCGGCATGGCCGTAATTATCATTGACCGCTTTAAAATAATCCACATCAATCATCAAAAAGGCATTAATCTGATCCGTATCCTGCCGGAGGCGCAGGATAGCGCTTACCTGCTGCTCGAAAGCGCCTCTGTTACAAAGCGAAGTCAACACATCCGTTTCTGATTTGATGGTAACAATGTTCAAGCTGGTGATGTACTCGTCAATCTTCCGCACCATGGATTTCAAGGATTCGGCAAGGCTTTGCATCTCATCCCCGGTATTGATATCCATAGATAGAATATCGGATGCACCGATTGATTTCTCACTCTTAGGAGGAGAACCCTGCTCGTCGGGTTTTCCGGAGGGTTCCAGACTGTTGACAAGAAAGCTATCCGCCGCCTTTGCCATAATATTGATCGGGAGGATGATGGCTTTCTGAATAATATACAGGTATATTACCGCAAACAACGCAGTAATTATAAGTATGATAATTGCAAGCTGCCAGAGATATGCAGATTGCTTGGCTACCACCTGGTTTACATCAAAATCAATACCCACATATCCTTTACATATTCCGTCGCTGCCATAGAGCGGCTCGCTCACGGTTATTATCCAGCCGTATTGGGTAATTCCCATGACGGTATCAACTTTTCC from Treponema primitia ZAS-2 includes:
- a CDS encoding bifunctional transcriptional activator/DNA repair enzyme AdaA, whose amino-acid sequence is MTDNERWKAVLENDTHYDGIFFYGVKTTKIFCKPSCISKVPLGKNVAYFATVKQAEQAGYRPCKRCRPDLLEYHPIKEIAEKIKVLLDSYFNREKELSKEIGKIGVSYHRMIDIFKEYYGITPKKYYDNLRIEEAKKLLVTTNNTIIDISYNIGFASLSTFYTAFKKAANLSPAKYRKEQNNGIHSEA
- a CDS encoding methylated-DNA--[protein]-cysteine S-methyltransferase; its protein translation is MEYIQKLNSPVGILTLASDGQSISGLWIEGQKYFARSLEKETCEKHLPVFGEAKKWLDIYFSGKEPDFMPPLLPKGTMFQKSIWNILCTISYGNTSTYGELAKKFESLNNGKRTAARAVGSAVGRNPISILIPCHRILGKDGGLTGYAGGVDIKEKLLQLEDVDQGVKSHG
- a CDS encoding DUF4349 domain-containing protein, with the translated sequence MGKFGLIFLVAVIFSGGCSARGGAPGGEFAYAKSSVQAADQREASLADSGESGAGTGNVPERQKLVKRADIRLRVEDPAATDAVITAVMEKYGAYASSTNINENFRDYTIRLPSASYDSLLAEMSGLGRLLHRSENAEDVTLRYYDLEGRLATKRELLKTFQSYLGKAKDIEEILSVESRIAELQDEIDGTGKELRYLANLVDFATLELSITGPVSNSYSAPGLGERFLALFSGFSEFASTVLVVLMGIVIYGIPSILILTLLFWILFGRIGLLKKLLLAASGRSGSAKRNSGESAARE
- a CDS encoding GGDEF domain-containing protein, which gives rise to MKNQTMQGRKTNRSVGRWLTALIVLMIVVLSGAMMIIGYLRFKKSTEEYYFRMGETTAGIVAAIIDPDSLDTYLDTLTTDKKYDDTMELLKKAHLECEAQALYVFRAAKDGITYIYDTDPSDMWCELGYYDPYTYIEDDGTVGYLYPDDTTQQLRKGGKVDTVMGITQYGWIITVSEPLYGSDGICKGYVGIDFDVNQVVAKQSAYLWQLAIIILIITALFAVIYLYIIQKAIILPINIMAKAADSFLVNSLEPSGKPDEQGSPPKSEKSIGASDILSMDINTGDEMQSLAESLKSMVRKIDEYITSLNIVTIKSETDVLTSLCNRGAFEQQVSAILRLRQDTDQINAFLMIDVDYFKAVNDNYGHAAGDMVLSECARALRRVVRESDIVGRLGGDEFAVFCKSIGSVAMAEQKARQIRDEWLKIIPPGGEKGITASIGISFTPQDGQVYQELFSKSDEALYRAKEAGRDGFALSNLS